The Hemibagrus wyckioides isolate EC202008001 linkage group LG13, SWU_Hwy_1.0, whole genome shotgun sequence DNA window AACCTGGTACTGTTAAGCAGGACAAAAAGGCATAATTTCCTCTATAAcaaatttctttttaatgttttaggATTCCAGGGAGAAGGTACTTGACCGGACCATTAATGTTCTGATAAGAAAAATGAAGGACAATGTCGCCTGGCCTCGTCTCACTAAAGACACAGCTAAGGTAAAGAGAATTCTTTTTTGCTATGGTGAAGACGTGGCACACTGTGGGAGTCATTAGTGTCCTGGTTTGATCGTGACCTCTGAGAAAGTGCTTGCTAAAACTTTTCACACTACACTTAACCCTGGAGTTATCGTCGTTCAAAATCCTGCTTTTGACTCCGGATAAAGGAAGGAATCACACTCGGAGTTCTGAGATGAGGATGGAGCAGTAAGCAATGATGCTAATGTACCCAAGTAAACAAaggtctctctctgtgctcaaATGGAAATTCTCAGGAGACTTGAAACAGGCAAGAAGGTTGACATGGTGACATTATTTGTGTGGGACAAGCCATTATTAAAAGCAGTTGTATACTTACAGAAATATGCAAGTAAGAAGTGTTTAGGGATGTAGTGTGAAAAGCCTTAAACAGCACCAGAGTAAAGGTAGTAAGTGTGTATTGGGTAGAAGTGAGTTTTCATGAAACAGATCAGTATTGAAGAATGTCCATTATAAGCTGATGTCTGTGTTGCTGTCCTGATCCACACAGCCAGCCTGGCTATCGGTAGACTTCGATAACTGGAGAGACTGGGAACACGAGGAGGAAGACGGCCAGGCCGAGTTCGAGCAGTACATGGATGTGAGTACACTTCCTCGTCGCTGCTCGCACAAACTCGGGCATTTTATCTAAAGGATTTAGAGACTTTCCATAATTAATGCCTCGAATCTCAGGACATAAATACTGAACTGAATATGTGTTCATtcgaattttgtttttaatttaaacataGATGCTGTCTGATATGAAACAGAAAGGAGAGCCCCCGAGCATGGATGACCTCGACTTTGATGTAAGTGCACTGGTTTTTTTATTCGATTGCTAGaagtttttatataaaacaaagaaatctaaaaataacacaattacTTCCACAGAGCGActgagagactctgccttcccGAGGTAAAGCTCTTCACCGGAAAAAAATCTTCTTAATGTCtaacacacttttatttttgcatACTAACAAAAGTTCCAtacttttctttcttacagATTTTTCACTCTCTACAAgactcaggaaaaaaaacagctgacTAATTGAcccatttagagttacatttagaGGAACATCCTGGTTcgtctacactgatcaggcataacattatgaccacctgcctaaccttgtgttggtgctgccagaacagccctgacccgtcctgcactgtgtgttctgacccctttctatcagaaccagcattaacttcttcagcagtttgatcaacagtagctcgtctgttggatcggatcacacgggtcagccttctctccccacgtgcatcaatgagccttgaccgtccatgaccctgtctccggttcaccactgttccttccttggaccacttttgatagatactgaccactgcagaccgggaacaccccacaagagctgcagttttggagatgctctgatccagtggtctagccatcacaatttgtcccttttggtcaaactcactcaaatccttacgcttgtccatttttcctgcttctaacatcaactttgaggacaaaatgttcacctgctgcctaatatatcccacccactaacaggtgccatgatgaggagatcatcagtcttattcacttcaccggtcagtgctcacagtgttatacctgatatatatacacagagagagagacagagagagagagagagagagagagagagattacagtgttgtgtacacaatacacagtcATGTGTATTGTCTGATAATCAAATCCATATGAagacctggcactgctcacaatgttatacctgatcggtgtataaagaCTCCATCCAAATAATGCAAAATGAAACTTCCCAcatttttaatctaaaaaaaaaaagaaagaaaaagcataaaactcctggtaatttttttttattctaatagATCAGACTAATTGCAGTAAATAAACCTGTATATTCTGTATAAACCAGTCAGAttggagaattcaacagcgctgtggtataattgatattacttttatttcatttatttttggttaACTAATCACTGTTATTAGTGTTCTACAATATCTGAacaatttgttcttttttttcttttctacgaCAATGTcttgtgtaataaatgtctataAATAGTAAAAAGTCATTCGTAAACATTCTGCACTTTTACTCTTACGGTTACTATCAGAGAtcagaaataatttatttatttattttttcccttttttttttgttttgttccagATATTTCTGCTCCAACAGGCCACGcccatttaaaaaattattattttttttgtaaaggagcgatttttataaaaaaaaaggttctttgtGTATTATATATGAGCTTACTCTGCTTATAGGAAGCCTCGGGtatagggaaaaaataaatattttttaacattagcAGAAAATATTCtggtaaatataataataattattaataattaaattaaaaaagatttaaatatttttctgcttgtggaatggaaagaaaatactttttacacagatttttaaaaaaaaaaacccgtaaataataaacaattaattCTACTAATTCTATTAATTCTAGTTTAGGTTTAGCtacaaaaataatgataataaaaaaaacaaaaacattattaaCCACTTTTTAAAATCAATAAGCTGGACAAATTGAAAGCGATTTTGTCCATGTTTTccaaaagaatatttttttcttttccttccctgTATTGTTTCACATCCCTGGTcactataaaagaaaaataatgctAAAAGAGCAAACATACCATTGAATAAAGAAGTGTTCTAACATCCTTAACAACGTGCTCAGCATCCAGTGATGTCCCACATGGACCGCTGTTGCTCAACTGACCTTTCTTAGCTTTTATAGAGACGTCACATCACTCTTCCGATTACGTCAGCTCTCGCAGATGCAGGGTGGACGTTAATGTGTACCCCCCCATGTTAATGCAGTCATTAATTAATCTCCACTAACCCACTAACTCGACAGACTTCCAGTACCTGAGCACAGAGGAGCCGGAGATGTGACAAAGGAAAAAAGCAGAGATAAAAAACGATAAGGATACAATCTGCGTCAGAGGGTGTGTGTACGTCAGAGGGAAATAGCAACACATGGATGACCGATCTGGACACTCACAAGACCTTCTTCACCTTCTTAGACTGTGCATTTCTCTAGTAATATAAATCACTAGGGCCTCTGTTTACTGACCCTGCTTCTGTCTTGCATTATATTCTCAGACCTGAGccaataaaaatacagaaaattcaGAATTCAGAAAACCCCCTCTGTCTGACTCCCATTTTGCACACAACCTTCACGCAGGAATAGAAAAACAGCGATAAGCTTGTTTGCACATTCTGTGATGTCACACGGTGCTGATCCTCAGGTCTTCTGGTAGCACAAACAAAATGTCCTGCTCACGAGCTGCAGTGGAGGTGAAGGGCTAAAAGAGAACAACAAGGCTGTTAATGTTTAATTCTGGTGCTCTGTAGGAGAATGTGCTGAGGGAAGGGGGTTTGCATTGTGCAAAACAAGTGGAAGTATTTGGATTTTGTGCAAAGTAAAGATTCCTTTTAAAAACACTGAGTTTACAATAGTAATGACCAATATCTCATTTATTCAGTATAAATAAGTATACTGTGgttgttctgtttatttattctttttttttatttttattttattttactttacttttgttttatttcattttacttttatttattttacttaaatttaatttaattgtattttattttactttacttttgttctattctaatttaattaattaatttcattttattttatttcatttacttttattgtattataatttaattgtattttattttactttatttcattttctgtttattttacttaaattaaatttcatttaatttattttactttccattctttgtttcattttatttaatttaattttacttttcttttatttcattttgatattttatttaacttttatttaatttaatgtacttttatttaatttcatttcattgttggAAGCCCATTATATAGTAAAGCTATTGTATACTATAATAATACTCCAATCCTAAGCGCCTCAACATGCTTGCAGGAGagcattaattattaaactCATACTGAAACTAGATGCTATATTCCCTCTGTAAATATGCAAGTGGAATGGGGTTTCCTGACCCCACGCCCCCATTTAATATGATTTAGGATGGTACATGatctatttttaatgttttatgtagCGTACTATATATTATCTGTAGAAATCTGTACTGTTTAGTACTTGACTTTACTAATTCACACTCTGCAGTTTCTACTAGTCAAAAAATCTGGACATATATCTATGATTTTTATTCAGTAATTATTCCTGATAATAATTCAGGAATTGTTCATTGACCAtcaaaaaacatttacaatttTATAGCGAAGCTCTGGAAAGAAAACTTGTACAGAGAACcaatttatttgtgtttctttAAAGCTTCAGTGGTTTGTGCCATCTCCCATAAACACGCCAATAGGTGGACTGGATGAACGAAAATGCTGctaggagtgtgtgaatgtgtgtgtgtgtgtgtgtgtgtgtatggtgtcctCTTGCAAGCATACATGACATGAATGAAAGAATTTTGTGAATGGTTCGGTTTAATATACAacataaaaatatgtaattagtACAGAAAGCAAAAAGATCCATCCGAGCATAAAGGATGGCTTCGGTTAGGGTTTCAGCACAGATTGGTGATTTTAATGCTCAAAGCTGATTAAAGTCATTAGTTATTATTTAACAGGTTAACAGGTTGATTAATTGTGTGAGAGTGGGGGAAATCACCAAACGGTGCGGTCAGGATTTCTCTTTAGAACACCTGTATTTACTTCTGCTCTTAAATGCACAGATCATTTAAGTTTTATGACATTCATAATCTCTGAAGTCTTCACCAGGACGACCTGCACGGCAATTAGTAACTCGGCATTGTACGATCCCACACGTATAGAGTGCTGTCTCCGGCGAGTAGTTCAGAGTACAAGAGCTGATAGAAGGACCTTTGGACATGTTTTTTGAAAAGAGTCCAGTTGTAGTGAATGGACCAGACTCATTCAGAAGATCAGGACGGAGATTCCCCAACAACTGCAACAATGGATTCAACTGAAATAAACCACTCTATAACTGGTCATTAATAGATTCTTAAAATCTAGCAGTTGGTGCAGAAGACCTTCAGCTGAAATTTTAAGTTCTTTACAGAAAATCAAGGGTTTGAGATGTCAGAAGATTTCAGAATGGGCTTGGCTGAATGGTTCTCAAGCACTAGAGGTATATATCTTCAGCAAAACATGGAAGTGTGAAGCCTGATGCTGGAGAAGAACCTGAGCTTTGTTGAACATAATCCAATGTACTGACCTTCAGACTGAGAGCATTTATCACTCACCATCGTGAACATCTGAAATAGCTATCTATGATGCTTTTTCAACTTTCTGTTCTTGTAAAAACAAGGACAAACCTCTAGGAACGAGTATGGTAGGAACTAAAAGAGCAACGGCACTCTTTACGAATGACAGAATGTAAAAGATTGTGTGGTTATCTGATGGGAAGGTCAAAAAGTCCAGGAGCTGAAGAAGAGCTAATGACAGGGCAATAGAGCCCATCCTGAAGGGGGCGCTGGGGCTACTCTTGCTCTCGGTATAGAGCGGTGAGTGCAGGCCCAGGCCCAGACCGAACAAGGTGCCCATGTTACGCATCAGGCTGGCGAATGGAGTGGTGTCCATGTGGACCCAGGCCGGGTTCACGCACCATTTCTGAGCTTTTTCCAGAGTCCACAGCAGATCCACACCCACAGCCTTCAAAAGAACATAAAATCCCACGGCGAAAACGGTCAGGAACAGAGTGATGTTGAAGTACCTCTGCAGGCTGGTGTTATAAATCCATTGCTGTCTTGAGAATATTTCAGCTACAATGATACCTAGCATCAAGAGACAAGAGTTTGTTTAATGATAGGTCAAAGCCACTTGGGTAATTCAGCATAGATGCTGCCAAAGAACAAGCAATGGGGAAATGTCCCACCTGAGATCACTCCACATACAACCTGGTGGGGGAAGTGGGCAGCAACATAAACACGAGACATGCAGACTAACAGCTCCACCAGCCCCAACAGCATCCATAACACCATCTGTAAAAGCCTGGAGGTAGACAATGTCTCAGAATTGTTCTATACAGtattaaacatttctacttaAGACTTCTGCATACTTCATGCAGAGATGTTTGGCTGaattcccaaaaaaaaaaaccattacgTAATTTCAGAGTAAGCAGAGGTCACCTGGATGAGATGATTCATTACACTTTGTGGAGTCATGTCATGAATTTTGCCATCATCGTTACAGAAGCACTTGTATGCAACAGCGACACACAACCCTTGCAGATGTTATCTCTGTATTATGCTGAGGTCTGACTGTAGTAATAAAGTATATACAGGCTGTATATAAGCCTGATTTGTGTAAAAACTCACCAATAAAGCAAAGCAGGAGGTTTTCTCTGAGCAGCAATGGCTAGCAATGACGTGACCATCGCATACGCCACTGCAGCAGAGCCCATTGCATGACCAGAAGGACTTCCTTAAAAGAAAGAAGCAAGCACACGTCTCTCAGGCATGAGCCACCAGCTAAGGTTTTAAACACGTTTCTTATTCTGTTTATTCAGATGAGGGCTCAACATAAGGTCATGCAAATGACAACATGAGTGCCTACATGCAGACAGTGATGCAAAAGTTGTGAATGGACAGTTACTTCAGACAGTTACTATCTCTTAGCAAATAATCAAGGCAATGCCTAATAGTAAACAACATGACCACAAGATAAGATCAGAGCCATGCAAAGAGCCAAAGTAGGAGAAGGAAGGAGTGTTTTCAAGTCATCCAACCATACCAGTTTAATCCAGGTCAAAGATTTATTCCTATCAATGGGCTGATTTCAAAGGTAGTCCTTAGGTGTATTAAGATAACCCAAGACAAGAAAGACATCATGCAGTACGTTTATTACCATCTCGGTTGCGTAACCGTTTACAAGAAGAAAATTAGACTGATCACGCAATAAGAATCGATATGATCGAAGATATATTACAGTAATCACAACAGTTGCAGAGCGTGGCATGCATTATACCTGGTCCGGTCTCGCACGTGATGGGAAGCTGCCTCAGAGCTGGTGCTGAGTCAGTGCCATAAAACCTGGTCTCATGAACCCACCAGTAAGGCCTTTCTCCAAAAAGAACCCTGCAAAACCGAATGCTCACTGAGACGCCGAGAACAGTTTGAACAATATTCTAAAACACAATTTTCAGAACTTCTTACCATTTCAGCACCAGGTTAAGCCAGTCCCCCACCACACCCACCCAGATGAGCTTGATGCCAACGTCCCTTTTCAGGTGGAACCAGATggggaagaagatgaagaaggtgGTGTGGAGGTCCGCAATATAGGAAATCAGCTGAAACCAACTCTCATAGGCAATGTACTCTGTCTGCAAATAGACTGCCAGACTCACCCCCCAGCTATGGAGCAGATCCATGACTCAGTGACAGGCTGCTTAGCCCAGCACAACCACTGACGCACCGATGATGGGGATTGAAGCATCGATGGTTTTACCTCTTTTTCAGATTTCACTTGCCCCCTCCACCTGGACTTTATTCAAGGCTGGATCATCATGTTTACACGGGTCCCGCAGGAGACTCCAGGGTCCATGACCTTTCCACCTGCTGTAATGGTGAAGCCGTCCAGGACTGATAAGAAAAAATGGGGTAAGTTGATTGGTCGTGACACACGGAATATGATGTCATATGACGACGCTTAACGTCATTAAACCAAACATGAGAGGTTACGCTATACAGGGCAGtccatttttattcattgtgtTGCATATAGCATAATTATGAACAAAAATGCATATTACAGttgattaaattaaaaaaaagggctGTTTGTGAACTGATAAACTCTCAGCAACCACAGATACGCTAGAAATTGATTGCAAACAGCCATCTCTGTTTTCTTAAACCTTCCTGAATACAAACCAGTAGTAACTGATTACCAGACACTTGGTCTAGGAACACTTCTTGTAGATTGCTTTCGCTATGTACACAAGTACCGAAATACACCGCAAGCATGTGAACTAAAAGAATATAACGCACTGCCCTAAAGATTGAGTACTCTGGGAAATTTTGTTCTGCACATCCTAGTCAGGACATCTGAAGATCTAATATCGATTGCAGGAGTTAGAGAAATTCACGGTATTTatcactgtaaaaatatatgGGTCAAAGATGTAACTGCtgctacacagtgcacatagtGAGCAACTAAAAATGtataagaaatatataaaataataaaacattacagagAGTCTGTGGGATACACCGAGTGTGACACTAGACTTTGTGTGAATAATATTATGACCTTCCTAAACTTAGTATGTTAAATTGACTTCATCATGGTGGCTGATAAAGTGTCCTCATTTTTTTCAGGGTTCAAATCAGCTTAAAGTACTCCAGTTTCTCTTCCTCCCCTTAACTTGTTTGTGTTCTGTCTGCTTTCCAACAGTCAGGCTGTTTGTTAACTGTATCTAACTTTTTTCTCTGTCCCCTTCTGTTTTATTACACATGTGCAAGGTCCAAAGATCAGTGTTGTCCATGCGTTCAGCTGGTGGGCCTGCTGATATAAAGCCCAGGACCAGCATGCTCAAGGCTATCagtcctctctctttctctctctaatcAACAGTCAGGTTTTGTTGACGAGGAAAGCCATCAGGATGAACACGTTGATGGATGCTGTGCAAGGCTATGGTGTGAGCTCCACACAGTATCTACAGACTCACTACAAAGACGCACAGGGCTGGTTCCTGTTCGTCTCCATCGCCGCTGACCTGCGCAACaccttcttcgtcttcttcccCATTTGGTTCCACCTGAGGGCGTCTGTGGGCATCAAACTCATCTGGGTGGCCGTTATCGGGGATTGGCTCAACCTCGTCTTCAAATGGTAAGGCTTAACGgactgtttattgttttttacaaTGAATTGTTATggaaatttaattttattaatatttttcaacttaatatgttataaaataataatgttatattgCTATGCTAGGTTGtgtaatttgcataaaataccGATTTCTTTCTCTAATTCGTTAACTGAAGGATCCTATTTGGAGAGCGGCCCTACTGGTGGGTCCACGAGACGCCTTATTACAGCAACACATCTGTTCCACATGTTGAACAGTTCCCCATGACGTGTGAGACAGGGCCAGGTGTGTCCTTATATTACacacctttaacacacactttaaaccATAAACATCTAgaatatgacacacacacacacatcagctgtggATGCATGCCATAGATACGACATactagataaataaacagattgaACCTGATGAGTGAGAGTTAAGTTTAACTTTTTGTTTTGGTCATTTTGCCGATGCAGGTAGTCCTTCGGGTCATGCTATGGGTGCAGCTGGAGTTTACTATACCATGGTCACttccatcctcaccatcatgcTGAGCAGTAAGAAGACATGTTCCACTAAGGCAATGTAAGAGAATTAAATTATTATCAGCTACCAATTGCTAAAGGAGTATTGATCTCCCAAAAAATGTGCATTTGCTAGCTACATGAGATACCTGGCGTTAAATAGTGCCTTCATTGTGTCGGAATCCCTTTCTGCCCAGTCCTCCTCCTCAAGAATGTCATACTCAGAGTTGTTATTTTCACTGAGCTGAGCAAAGAAATCCTCATGTGTGTTATGCTTAAGATgttttattgtagtgtatttcCTGCCATCACATGCTATCAGAGCATTAATGAGCTGGAGTAAATGAGCACTATATCAGATACCTGATACATGTTTTGGTTTCGATGCACCCTTCATGTTACCATGTTCTGTCTTTTTAATGTTCCAGGTACTTGCGTGGCACCCTCTGGACTCTTTTCTGGACCGTTCagatctgtgtttgtctctccagGGTCTTCCTTGCTGCCCATTTCCCTCACCAGGTCATTGCTGGTGTAATTACAGGTCAGTTCTGGTTAGTGCACATCGTTGGGAAATTcctagccaaaaaaaaaaatgaatgcaagATCTCCTGTCTTCCTCGTAGGTATAATCGTGGCGGAAATCTTCAACCGGCAGACGTGGATCTACTACGCCAGCCTGCAGAGGTACTTCAACATCACTCTGTTCCTGACTGTTTTCGCCGTGGGATTTTACGTTCTTTTGAAGTCTGTGGGTGTGGATCTGCTGTGGACTCTGGAGAAGGCGCAGAAATGGTGCGTGAACCCGGCCTGGGTCCACATGGACACCACGCCATTCGCCAGCCTGCTGCGTAACATGGGCACCTTGTTCGGTCTGGGCCTGGGCCTGCACTCACCACTCTATACCGAGAGCAAGAAGAGCACCAGTGCCCCCTTCAGGCTGGGCTGCGTGCTCAGCTCTCTCCTCCTGCTCCACCTTTTCGACTCCATCAAGCCTCCGACTCACACGGCAGCGCTCTTCTACCTGCTGTCCTTCTGTAAGAGCGCCACCGTTCCGCTGGTCACCGTCAGCATCATTCCGTACTGCATGTCCGGAGCCCTGAGTTTACCAAACAAGAAACACCTTTGAAAGAACTTCTGAAAGACGATCGTAGCAAAAACACAAATCCTCAGCAGTATTGTCCGGCTTTCATTCTTTACAACACATCTGACTTGTACTAGGCTTCCTTAAGACGTCCTTAAGCACTGTAAAAAGGCTGTTTTATTGCTCAGGATGTTATGATGTTGTGTTTAGattactgttttatttaatcTCATAACTGGTATCTTAGTGCTCTTTAAGTGTACTGAGAATAAGCTTTGGCGTCTAGCCCAAGCACAACGATGCTTTTAGAGGAGGTTCGGTTTTAAGAACTGAGATGTAGTACTTTCAAACAGAAAGGTGCTGCTTAAGTATTGtgaaatcattatttttatcCTGTGTGCGTATATGAGAATGCTAGATGCTCGTGCTTTCTgtaaaattctatttttgaaaatgtttatttttaataaaacattcccAAAATATATGAGGCAATCTTGTCACTTATGGGCATTTTCCTATTCTGACTGAAAACATACATAAGAAACTGGGATCTCTGATCATTTGAATGATTTTATCATTTGATATACAGGAGTATAAGAGAATATTTAACAGTTGGGGACTGAAGAGTGATCAAAAGGGTGTCATGATTTATCCTGACCAAAAGTCATCACGTAATTCATCAacgtaattattaattataatggtgctattttttttttatttatgtataccacagcagtttgttcatttattaacaAACATGTCACACTTTTTTGACCGTATATGTTGCACAATCTCCTGTTATCACATAAGCGCTAAACAATCACCCCTTCCCCAGGGTTTGTTTTGTTCTAAGAAAGCACaaagtcctctgtcctgaagaacgTGACGTCACAGAGagtaaacatctccttacagaaagcttcaccgtATCAACCATTATAGgtgtttctttattaaatacaattttttgaTCTATTTATTATTGTCCTGTAGATGAAGATTGCATTAAGGAATCTTAGGAATCAACAGAGGTGTGGTGATTTTTGTACCACTTATCCTGCAGTATATATCACAGGAGTCTATTCCTTGGGGGTTTTTGGCCTGATGAAGGAAAATGGAGTTTTTGGGAAACAAGTC harbors:
- the ptges3l gene encoding putative protein PTGES3L isoform X2; protein product: MPKIVRPENSQPAKTLWFDRKKYVTVNFLVQKATNVQVDIQDTKMILSCKDDDDNNIYNEIEFYDRVHKSDSREKVLDRTINVLIRKMKDNVAWPRLTKDTAKPAWLSVDFDNWRDWEHEEEDGQAEFEQYMDMLSDMKQKGEPPSMDDLDFDSD
- the ptges3l gene encoding putative protein PTGES3L isoform X1; the protein is MPKIVRPENSQPAKTLWFDRKKYVTVNFLVQKATNVQVDIQDTKMILSCKDDDDNNIYNEIEFYDRVHKSDSREKVLDRTINVLIRKMKDNVAWPRLTKDTAKPAWLSVDFDNWRDWEHEEEDGQAEFEQYMDMLSDMKQKGEPPSMDDLDFDVSALVFLFDC
- the g6pc1a.1 gene encoding glucose-6-phosphatase a, catalytic subunit, tandem duplicate 1, with the protein product MDLLHSWGVSLAVYLQTEYIAYESWFQLISYIADLHTTFFIFFPIWFHLKRDVGIKLIWVGVVGDWLNLVLKWVLFGERPYWWVHETRFYGTDSAPALRQLPITCETGPGSPSGHAMGSAAVAYAMVTSLLAIAAQRKPPALLYWLLQMVLWMLLGLVELLVCMSRVYVAAHFPHQVVCGVISGIIVAEIFSRQQWIYNTSLQRYFNITLFLTVFAVGFYVLLKAVGVDLLWTLEKAQKWCVNPAWVHMDTTPFASLMRNMGTLFGLGLGLHSPLYTESKSSPSAPFRMGSIALSLALLQLLDFLTFPSDNHTIFYILSFVKSAVALLVPTILVPRGLSLFLQEQKVEKAS
- the LOC131363143 gene encoding glucose-6-phosphatase catalytic subunit 1-like; its protein translation is MNTLMDAVQGYGVSSTQYLQTHYKDAQGWFLFVSIAADLRNTFFVFFPIWFHLRASVGIKLIWVAVIGDWLNLVFKWILFGERPYWWVHETPYYSNTSVPHVEQFPMTCETGPGSPSGHAMGAAGVYYTMVTSILTIMLSSKKTCSTKAMYLRGTLWTLFWTVQICVCLSRVFLAAHFPHQVIAGVITGIIVAEIFNRQTWIYYASLQRYFNITLFLTVFAVGFYVLLKSVGVDLLWTLEKAQKWCVNPAWVHMDTTPFASLLRNMGTLFGLGLGLHSPLYTESKKSTSAPFRLGCVLSSLLLLHLFDSIKPPTHTAALFYLLSFCKSATVPLVTVSIIPYCMSGALSLPNKKHL